One window of Nymphaea colorata isolate Beijing-Zhang1983 chromosome 1, ASM883128v2, whole genome shotgun sequence genomic DNA carries:
- the LOC116247855 gene encoding probable prolyl 4-hydroxylase 7 isoform X1 — protein MRRMKFLVLFLLFFCHLDLSQSLDLSGLYRSLVRSQEEDDDPTHGFDPTKVTPVSWRPRAFIYNGFLSDEECDHIINLAKGDLKKSQVARDKTGESYLSDVRTSSGTFLKKEQDAIIKRIENRISTWTFLPIENAEPIQVLRYGIGEKYEPHFDYFNDKKNIVWGGHRMVTVLMYLSNVTKGGETVFPNAEGVIQEKDDTWSDCSRRGLAVKPKKGDAVLFFSLHPDATTDPASLHASCPVIEGEKWSAPCWIHVGNRNTKVEMEDEPIKEKNDLHLTEPSSTNKTEKDEL, from the exons ATGAGAAGAATGAAATTCCTCGTTctgtttcttctcttcttttgccACCTTGACCTGTCTCAGTCTCTCGACCTTTCGGGGCT GTACCGTTCCCTTGTCAGATCCCAAGAAGAGGATGATGATCCCACCCATGGGTTTGATCCTACCAAAGTCACCCCAGTCTCTTGGCGCCCAAG GGCCTTCATTTACAACGGCTTCCTGTCCGATGAGGAGTGTGACCACATAATCAATTTG GCAAAGGGAGATCTAAAGAAATCTCAAGTGGCACGTGATAAAACGGGGGAAAGCTATTTGAGCGATGTTCGCACCAGTTCTGGAACTTTCCTGAAGAAAGAACAG GATGCAATTATCAAGAGAATAGAGAACAGAATTTCCACTTGGACGTTCCTACCAATAG AAAATGCTGAACCTATACAAGTACTGCGCTATGGCATTGGTGAAAAATATGAACCCCACTTTGATTATTTTAACGATAAGAAGAACATAGTGTGGGGTGGCCATCGGATGGTGACAGTTCTTATGTACTTATCTAATGTTACAAAAGGAGGGGAGACTGTCTTTCCCAATGCTGAG GGTGTAATTCAAGAGAAGGATGATACTTGGTCTGATTGTTCAAGAAGAGGTTTAGCAG TGAAGCCCAAGAAAGGGGATGCAGTACTCTTCTTCAGTCTTCACCCAGATGCGACAACTGACCCGGCCAGTCTACATGCAAGTTGCCCTGTCATTGAAGGGGAGAAATGGTCTGCACCATGCTGGATTCATGTCGGAAACCGGAACACTAAGGTCGAAATGGAGGATGAGcccatcaaagaaaaaaatgatctcCATTTAACAGAGCCATCCAGCACGAACAAAACTGAGAAAGATGAACTTTGA
- the LOC116247855 gene encoding probable prolyl 4-hydroxylase 7 isoform X2 produces the protein MRRMKFLVLFLLFFCHLDLSQSLDLSGLYRSLVRSQEEDDDPTHGFDPTKVTPVSWRPRAFIYNGFLSDEECDHIINLAKGDLKKSQVARDKTGESYLSDVRTSSGTFLKKEQDAIIKRIENRISTWTFLPIENAEPIQVLRYGIGEKYEPHFDYFNDKKNIVWGGHRMVTVLMYLSNVTKGGETVFPNAEGVIQEKDDTWSDCSRRGLAAQERGCSTLLQSSPRCDN, from the exons ATGAGAAGAATGAAATTCCTCGTTctgtttcttctcttcttttgccACCTTGACCTGTCTCAGTCTCTCGACCTTTCGGGGCT GTACCGTTCCCTTGTCAGATCCCAAGAAGAGGATGATGATCCCACCCATGGGTTTGATCCTACCAAAGTCACCCCAGTCTCTTGGCGCCCAAG GGCCTTCATTTACAACGGCTTCCTGTCCGATGAGGAGTGTGACCACATAATCAATTTG GCAAAGGGAGATCTAAAGAAATCTCAAGTGGCACGTGATAAAACGGGGGAAAGCTATTTGAGCGATGTTCGCACCAGTTCTGGAACTTTCCTGAAGAAAGAACAG GATGCAATTATCAAGAGAATAGAGAACAGAATTTCCACTTGGACGTTCCTACCAATAG AAAATGCTGAACCTATACAAGTACTGCGCTATGGCATTGGTGAAAAATATGAACCCCACTTTGATTATTTTAACGATAAGAAGAACATAGTGTGGGGTGGCCATCGGATGGTGACAGTTCTTATGTACTTATCTAATGTTACAAAAGGAGGGGAGACTGTCTTTCCCAATGCTGAG GGTGTAATTCAAGAGAAGGATGATACTTGGTCTGATTGTTCAAGAAGAGGTTTAGCAG CCCAAGAAAGGGGATGCAGTACTCTTCTTCAGTCTTCACCCAGATGCGACAACTGA